The following proteins are encoded in a genomic region of Streptococcus cristatus AS 1.3089:
- the thiI gene encoding tRNA uracil 4-sulfurtransferase ThiI: MQYSEIMVRYGELSTKGKNRMRFINKLKRNIQAVLSVYPQVHVKADRDRTHVYLHGTDYQPVAESLKQIFGIQNFSPSYKIEKSVPALIEAVQTIMKEVYQEGMTFKISSKRSDHSFELDSRELNQTLGDAVFEAIPNVQVKMKAPDIDLRVEIREEAAYISYETIRGAGGLPVGTSGKGMLMLSGGIDSPVAGYLALKRGVDIEAVHFASPPYTSPGALKKAQDLTRKLTKFGGNIQFIEVPFTEIQEEIKAKAPEAYLMTLTRRFMMRITDRIREERGGQVIINGESLGQVASQTIESMQAINAVTNTPVIRPVVTMDKLEIIEIAEKIDTFQISIQPFEDCCTIFAPDRPKTNPKIKNAEQYEARLDVERLVERAVAGIMITEIRPQAETDEVDELIEGLL, translated from the coding sequence ATGCAATATTCAGAAATTATGGTGCGCTACGGTGAGCTGTCTACTAAGGGCAAGAACCGCATGCGCTTTATCAACAAACTCAAACGCAATATCCAAGCTGTCTTGTCAGTCTATCCGCAGGTCCATGTCAAGGCTGACCGTGACCGGACCCATGTCTATCTGCATGGAACAGACTATCAGCCTGTTGCTGAGTCGCTCAAGCAGATTTTTGGGATTCAGAATTTCTCGCCGTCTTATAAAATCGAAAAGTCTGTACCAGCTCTAATCGAAGCTGTCCAAACCATCATGAAGGAAGTTTATCAAGAAGGTATGACCTTTAAGATTTCCAGCAAACGCAGTGATCACAGCTTTGAATTGGATAGCCGCGAGCTCAATCAGACATTGGGGGATGCTGTTTTTGAGGCCATTCCAAATGTTCAGGTCAAGATGAAAGCGCCAGATATTGACCTACGTGTCGAAATTCGTGAAGAAGCGGCTTATATCTCTTATGAGACCATTCGTGGTGCTGGGGGACTGCCAGTTGGCACTTCAGGAAAAGGCATGCTTATGCTGTCTGGTGGGATTGACTCACCGGTGGCTGGCTATCTGGCTCTCAAGCGCGGTGTGGATATCGAGGCGGTTCACTTTGCTAGTCCGCCTTACACCAGTCCAGGCGCGTTGAAAAAAGCTCAAGATTTGACGCGAAAACTGACCAAGTTTGGTGGCAATATCCAGTTTATCGAAGTTCCTTTTACGGAGATTCAGGAGGAGATTAAAGCTAAGGCTCCAGAAGCTTACCTGATGACACTGACTCGTCGCTTTATGATGCGTATTACGGATCGGATTCGAGAGGAACGGGGCGGGCAAGTCATCATCAATGGAGAAAGTCTTGGTCAAGTGGCAAGTCAAACCATCGAGAGTATGCAGGCTATTAACGCCGTGACCAATACACCGGTTATCCGTCCTGTTGTGACTATGGATAAGCTGGAAATCATTGAGATTGCAGAAAAAATTGATACTTTCCAAATCTCTATCCAGCCATTTGAAGACTGCTGTACTATTTTTGCGCCAGATCGGCCTAAAACCAATCCAAAAATCAAGAATGCTGAGCAGTATGAAGCTCGCTTAGATGTTGAAAGATTGGTAGAACGCGCTGTTGCAGGCATCATGATCACTGAAATCAGACCACAGGCAGAGACTGATGAAGTTGACGAGCTGATTGAGGGGTTGTTATAG
- a CDS encoding cysteine desulfurase family protein encodes MIYLDNSATTNPYPEALATYTEVASKIWGNPSSLHSLGSQATRLLEASRRQIAELLGKSSSEIFFTSGGTEGDNWVLKGVAFEKIPFGKHIIVSNIEHPAVKESALWLQNQGFEVDFAPVDKAGFVDVDKLAELIRPDTTLVSIMAVNNEIGSIQPIQKISELLADKPTISFHVDAVQAVTKIPTAAYLTDRVDFATFSSHKFHGLRGVGFVYIKSGKKISPLLTGGGQESDKRSTTENLAGIAATAKALRLSMEKQEVFAQRTAQMKAIILEELQKYPDVVIFSDMEDFAPHILTFGIKGVRGEVVVHAFEDYEIYISTTSACSSKAGKPAGTLIAMGVEKFLAQTAVRISLDADNDMSQIEQFLTTFKIIYEKPEK; translated from the coding sequence ATGATTTATTTAGATAATTCAGCGACGACCAATCCCTATCCAGAGGCGCTGGCTACCTACACAGAAGTGGCTTCTAAAATCTGGGGAAATCCTTCCAGTCTGCATAGTTTGGGCAGTCAGGCGACCCGTCTCTTAGAAGCTTCTCGTCGGCAAATAGCAGAGCTTTTAGGCAAGTCTTCGTCGGAGATTTTTTTTACGTCTGGCGGGACTGAAGGGGACAACTGGGTGCTTAAGGGAGTAGCTTTTGAAAAGATTCCCTTTGGTAAACACATTATCGTATCCAACATTGAGCATCCTGCGGTTAAAGAATCAGCTCTCTGGTTGCAGAATCAGGGATTTGAAGTCGATTTTGCTCCAGTTGATAAGGCAGGTTTTGTTGATGTAGATAAGCTGGCAGAGCTGATTCGACCAGACACCACTCTGGTCTCTATCATGGCTGTCAACAACGAAATCGGCAGTATTCAGCCTATCCAGAAAATATCAGAACTGCTAGCAGACAAGCCGACTATTTCCTTTCATGTGGATGCTGTGCAGGCTGTTACGAAGATTCCGACAGCCGCTTATCTGACGGATCGCGTGGATTTTGCAACCTTCTCCAGTCACAAATTTCACGGCCTTCGGGGCGTAGGATTTGTCTATATCAAGTCTGGCAAGAAAATTAGTCCGCTTTTGACTGGTGGTGGTCAGGAGTCGGATAAGCGCTCCACAACGGAAAATCTCGCCGGCATCGCAGCCACGGCCAAGGCTCTGCGTTTGTCCATGGAAAAGCAAGAAGTATTTGCCCAGCGGACGGCTCAGATGAAGGCGATTATTCTTGAAGAGCTACAGAAGTATCCAGATGTGGTGATTTTCTCAGACATGGAAGATTTTGCGCCTCATATCCTGACCTTTGGTATCAAGGGAGTACGAGGTGAAGTTGTCGTCCATGCCTTTGAAGACTATGAGATTTATATCTCGACGACCAGCGCTTGCTCTTCCAAGGCTGGTAAGCCAGCAGGGACCCTGATTGCTATGGGCGTCGAAAAGTTTCTCGCTCAGACCGCTGTCCGTATCAGTTTGGATGCTGATAATGATATGAGCCAGATAGAGCAATTTTTAACGACCTTTAAAATCATTTACGAAAAACCAGAAAAGTAA
- a CDS encoding DUF6556 family protein — MENYSRREKNNSTSNRKPTSQHIKTGFSALQKTIATIASLLSIVIACFTIMNLMNNNDSKSKTDTGSSTTTTTIIKEVEKESTSVSSTPTETSAATETETPSSSSSAETNTSHTTTSTDSSSTSQDQHTTTESSTQASN, encoded by the coding sequence ATGGAAAACTATTCTCGCAGAGAAAAAAATAACAGCACTTCAAATCGAAAACCGACAAGTCAGCATATTAAAACGGGCTTTTCCGCCCTACAAAAGACTATTGCTACAATTGCCAGTCTTCTTTCAATCGTCATTGCTTGCTTTACCATCATGAACCTTATGAACAACAATGACTCAAAATCAAAAACTGATACAGGTAGCTCGACAACGACTACTACCATTATCAAGGAAGTAGAAAAGGAATCGACATCTGTTAGCTCGACTCCAACAGAAACCTCTGCTGCTACTGAGACCGAAACACCATCAAGCTCCTCAAGCGCAGAAACGAATACGAGCCATACAACTACTTCCACTGACAGCAGTTCGACAAGTCAGGACCAACATACAACAACAGAGTCCAGCACTCAAGCATCCAACTAA
- a CDS encoding prolyl-tRNA synthetase associated domain-containing protein, whose product MDAYQQVANKLQELGITFDVVEHPPVFTTEQADSYIEGMEGVRTKSMFLTNKKKTQYYLLIMDDKKRLDMDDFKVQVGADRIRMASLDSLAEKMTLPAGTVSPFGLLNNEEKDILVYFDKDIVSEDIMAFHPNTNEKTIFLATQDLFKFLTHLGYDYQILEL is encoded by the coding sequence ATGGATGCTTATCAACAAGTGGCTAATAAGTTGCAAGAGTTGGGAATTACCTTTGATGTGGTGGAGCACCCACCTGTATTTACGACAGAGCAGGCAGATAGCTATATTGAAGGAATGGAAGGAGTCCGGACTAAGTCCATGTTTTTGACCAATAAAAAGAAAACTCAGTACTATCTGCTCATAATGGATGACAAGAAACGATTGGATATGGATGACTTTAAAGTTCAAGTGGGAGCCGATCGGATTCGAATGGCCTCATTGGACTCCTTGGCTGAGAAAATGACCCTACCAGCAGGAACGGTATCACCTTTTGGTTTGTTAAATAATGAAGAAAAAGACATTCTAGTTTATTTTGATAAGGACATTGTATCAGAAGATATCATGGCTTTCCATCCCAATACTAATGAAAAGACGATTTTCCTTGCGACCCAAGATCTCTTCAAGTTCTTGACTCATCTGGGTTATGATTATCAAATTTTGGAACTATAA
- a CDS encoding uracil-DNA glycosylase family protein, with protein MRTIEDITKAIIADPQNQTFTEQGIKPLFAAPENARINIVGQAPGLKTQQAGLYWKDKSGDRLREWLGVDEETFYQSGYFAVLPMDFYFPGHGKSGDLPPRKGFADKWHQPILELLPDIELTILIGQYAQKYYLQQKGNVKLTETVQHYQDYLPDFFPLVHPSPRNQIWMAKNPWFESEVVPDLKALVQKIIHQ; from the coding sequence ATGCGGACAATAGAAGATATTACCAAGGCCATTATAGCTGACCCACAGAATCAAACTTTCACAGAGCAGGGCATTAAGCCACTCTTTGCTGCGCCTGAGAATGCTCGGATTAACATTGTCGGTCAAGCGCCGGGGCTGAAAACCCAGCAGGCAGGGCTTTACTGGAAGGACAAGAGTGGTGACCGGCTGAGAGAATGGTTGGGTGTTGATGAGGAAACTTTCTATCAGTCTGGATATTTTGCGGTTTTGCCCATGGATTTTTATTTCCCTGGGCATGGTAAGTCTGGGGACTTACCACCTCGTAAGGGCTTTGCAGACAAATGGCATCAGCCGATTTTAGAGCTCCTACCAGATATTGAGCTGACTATTTTGATTGGCCAGTATGCGCAGAAATATTATCTGCAGCAAAAAGGAAATGTCAAACTGACCGAGACGGTTCAGCATTATCAAGACTACCTGCCAGACTTTTTTCCCTTGGTACACCCATCGCCCCGTAATCAAATCTGGATGGCTAAGAATCCTTGGTTTGAGTCAGAAGTGGTGCCAGATTTGAAAGCATTGGTACAAAAGATTATTCATCAATAA
- the pepV gene encoding dipeptidase PepV, translated as MTIDFKAEVEKRREALLADLFSLLEINSERDDSKADKEHPFGPGPVKALHKFLEIAERDGYPTQNVDNYAGHFTFGEGEEELGIFAHMDVVPAGSGWDTDPYTPTIKEGRLYARGSSDDKGPTMACYYGLKIIKDLGLPVSKRVRFVVGTDEESGWKDMEYYFAHVGLPEPDFGFSPDAEFPIINGEKGNITEYLHFAGENAGAARLHSFTGGLRENMVPESGTAIVSGHLPNLVDTLEQFAKENGLDFTYEELAGGQVTVTIIGKSAHGASPQSGVNGATYLAKFLTQFDFAGLAKDYLDVAGNILLNDHEGKNLKIAHVDEKMGSLSMNAGVFRFDENKADNTIALNIRYPKGTSPEAIQNVLEQLPVTKVTLSEHGHTPHYVPMEDPLVQTLLAVYEKQTGLKGHEQVIGGGTFGRLLKRGVAYGAMFPDYIDTMHQANEFIDVEDLFRAAAIYAEAIYELIK; from the coding sequence ATGACAATCGATTTTAAAGCAGAAGTTGAAAAACGTAGAGAAGCTCTGTTGGCAGACTTGTTCAGCCTTTTAGAAATTAATTCAGAGCGGGATGACTCAAAGGCAGACAAGGAGCATCCTTTTGGACCTGGTCCTGTAAAGGCCTTGCATAAGTTCTTGGAAATTGCTGAACGCGATGGTTATCCAACTCAAAATGTGGACAATTATGCTGGTCACTTTACTTTTGGTGAAGGAGAAGAAGAGCTGGGTATCTTTGCCCATATGGATGTGGTACCTGCTGGAAGTGGTTGGGATACAGACCCTTATACACCGACGATTAAGGAAGGCCGTCTCTATGCCCGTGGTTCTAGTGATGACAAGGGACCAACTATGGCATGTTACTACGGCTTGAAAATCATCAAAGACTTGGGCTTGCCGGTTTCTAAGCGCGTGCGCTTTGTGGTGGGGACAGATGAAGAGTCTGGCTGGAAAGACATGGAGTATTACTTTGCTCATGTAGGCCTGCCTGAGCCTGATTTTGGCTTCTCACCAGACGCTGAGTTCCCGATTATCAATGGTGAAAAAGGAAATATCACAGAGTACCTGCATTTTGCTGGTGAAAATGCTGGCGCAGCACGCCTGCATAGCTTTACTGGTGGGCTGCGGGAGAACATGGTACCTGAGTCTGGGACAGCCATCGTATCAGGTCACTTGCCAAATCTAGTTGATACATTGGAGCAATTTGCTAAGGAAAATGGGCTAGACTTTACTTATGAAGAACTAGCCGGTGGCCAAGTCACTGTAACCATTATCGGTAAGTCTGCGCACGGTGCTTCTCCTCAGTCTGGTGTCAATGGTGCAACCTATTTGGCCAAATTCCTGACGCAGTTTGACTTTGCTGGCCTAGCTAAGGATTACCTAGATGTGGCTGGAAATATTCTCCTAAATGACCATGAAGGTAAGAACTTAAAGATTGCTCATGTGGATGAGAAGATGGGATCTCTATCAATGAATGCTGGCGTTTTCCGCTTTGACGAAAATAAGGCTGACAACACAATTGCCCTCAATATTCGCTATCCTAAGGGAACTAGTCCAGAAGCCATTCAAAATGTTTTAGAGCAGCTGCCAGTGACCAAAGTGACCTTGTCTGAGCATGGACACACTCCTCACTATGTACCGATGGAAGATCCGTTGGTGCAGACCTTGCTGGCTGTTTATGAAAAACAAACTGGACTGAAAGGTCATGAGCAAGTTATCGGTGGTGGTACCTTTGGACGCCTCTTAAAACGTGGTGTCGCTTACGGCGCGATGTTCCCAGACTATATCGACACTATGCACCAAGCCAATGAATTTATCGATGTGGAAGATCTCTTTCGCGCGGCTGCAATTTATGCTGAAGCTATCTACGAATTGATCAAATAA
- a CDS encoding nitroreductase family protein, whose protein sequence is MKFLELNKKRHATKHFNDKPVDPKDVRTAIEIATLAPSAHNSQPWKFVVVRERNEALAGIAFGSNQDQIKEAPVTIALFTDTDLAKRARKIARVAGVRNFSDEQLQFYMQNLPAEFARYNDQQKSDYLALNAGLVAMNLVLALTDQGIGSNIILGFDKSKVNEVLEIDERFRPELLITVGYTDDKLEPSYRLPVDEIIEKR, encoded by the coding sequence ATGAAATTTCTAGAATTAAACAAAAAGCGTCATGCGACTAAGCATTTCAATGACAAACCGGTAGATCCTAAAGATGTCCGTACAGCTATTGAGATTGCGACCTTGGCACCAAGTGCTCATAATAGTCAGCCTTGGAAGTTTGTAGTAGTGCGTGAGCGAAATGAAGCCCTAGCGGGCATTGCTTTTGGCTCTAACCAAGATCAAATCAAGGAAGCTCCGGTGACAATTGCCCTCTTTACAGATACGGATTTGGCTAAGCGGGCAAGAAAAATCGCGCGTGTCGCTGGAGTAAGAAATTTTTCTGATGAACAGCTTCAATTTTACATGCAGAATTTGCCAGCTGAGTTTGCTCGCTATAATGACCAGCAAAAGAGTGATTACTTGGCCCTTAACGCTGGCTTGGTAGCTATGAACCTTGTTTTGGCCTTGACTGACCAAGGGATTGGCTCAAATATCATCCTAGGATTTGATAAATCAAAAGTCAACGAAGTTTTGGAAATTGATGAGCGCTTCCGCCCGGAACTCTTGATTACTGTTGGTTATACAGACGACAAGCTAGAGCCTAGCTATCGATTACCAGTTGACGAGATTATCGAAAAGCGTTAA